In the Mytilus trossulus isolate FHL-02 chromosome 1, PNRI_Mtr1.1.1.hap1, whole genome shotgun sequence genome, one interval contains:
- the LOC134722355 gene encoding uncharacterized protein LOC134722355, giving the protein MSYRVGYTLASTPSTQTMRTSFQRDRVAPVMSMNRIAQLACERFLVLMNETLLIKEHRLSNMSQVLKYLNGMHEDVGMSGDRGDFYRRKLAEQIFLKFGISGVNHTNVIVLVESAISLERASRQLMSEGGLTRDAPPIDIDETVLDILARLADMF; this is encoded by the exons ATGTCTTACAGAGTAGGATATACCCTAGCTAGCACGCCATCTACACAGACGATGAGGACTTCATTCCAGCGTGATCGAGTTGCACCAGTTATGTCAATGAATAGAATTGCACAG TTAGCTTGTGAAAGATTTCTAGTGCTGATGAACGAAACACTCCTCATCAAAGAACATCGCTTGTCTAATATGAGTCAAGTCCTTAAATACCTCAACGGTATGCATGAGGATGTTGGCATGTCCGGCGACAGAGGCGACTTCTATCGGAGAAAACTTGCggaacaaatatttttgaagttTGGAATATCCGGCGTAAATCATACAAATGTGATAGTTCTTGTTGAATCAGCAATCAGTTTGGAGAGAGCATCACGGCAGTTGATGAGTGAAGGAGGTCTGACTAGAGATGCACCACCAATAGATATTGATGAAACAGTTCTGGACATTCTCGCAAGACTTGCAGATATGTTTTAA